A genomic stretch from Flavobacterium sp. KS-LB2 includes:
- a CDS encoding MmcQ/YjbR family DNA-binding protein: protein MNLETYYEYCLSKKGVTEHFPFDEDTLVFKVGGKMFALSSLSQWEKGQPSVNLKCNPERAEELRAEYDDIQPGFHMSKTHWNTIAVNESVSDALVKELIDHSYELVFKSLTKKLQNEIQELEN, encoded by the coding sequence ATGAATTTAGAAACGTACTACGAATATTGCTTGTCTAAAAAAGGAGTGACGGAACATTTCCCTTTTGATGAAGATACTTTAGTTTTTAAAGTAGGCGGAAAAATGTTTGCATTATCGTCTTTAAGTCAATGGGAAAAAGGACAACCATCAGTCAATTTGAAATGCAATCCAGAGCGTGCCGAGGAATTACGTGCTGAATATGATGACATTCAACCCGGTTTTCACATGAGTAAAACCCATTGGAATACAATTGCTGTAAATGAATCAGTTTCGGATGCGCTTGTTAAAGAGTTGATTGATCATTCCTATGAATTGGTTTTCAAAAGTTTAACAAAGAAATTGCAAAACGAAATTCAAGAATTAGAAAATTAG
- the trxA gene encoding thioredoxin, whose translation MALAITDATFEEVVLKSDKPVMVDFWAAWCGPCRMVGPIIDELSNEYDGKVVVGKVDVDANQEFAAKYGVRNIPTVLVFHNGEVVGKQVGVAPKQTYADSLDALL comes from the coding sequence ATGGCATTAGCAATAACAGACGCTACTTTTGAAGAAGTAGTTTTGAAATCAGACAAACCAGTAATGGTAGATTTTTGGGCAGCATGGTGTGGACCTTGTAGAATGGTTGGGCCAATCATTGACGAGTTAAGTAATGAATACGACGGAAAAGTTGTTGTAGGAAAAGTAGATGTTGATGCAAACCAAGAATTTGCGGCTAAGTACGGAGTGAGAAATATTCCAACTGTATTGGTTTTTCATAACGGAGAAGTAGTAGGAAAACAGGTAGGTGTTGCTCCGAAACAAACTTACGCTGATAGTTTAGACGCTTTGTTGTAA
- a CDS encoding DUF456 domain-containing protein, whose amino-acid sequence MDVLLLLFGFLCMILGIFGSFLPVLPGPSISWVGLVLLYLTKAVPANYWILGISLLITIILTVLDYVIPAKGTKKFGGSSYGVWGTNIGLVVGILAPIPFGFLIGPFVGALVGELIYDFKDHHRALKSAAGSLIGFLASSFMKFVVCVMHLGLFVWIVWQYKAELF is encoded by the coding sequence ATGGATGTATTGCTTTTACTTTTTGGTTTTCTCTGCATGATTTTGGGCATTTTTGGTAGTTTTTTACCAGTTTTACCAGGGCCAAGTATTAGCTGGGTTGGATTGGTATTACTTTATTTGACGAAGGCAGTTCCGGCAAATTATTGGATTTTAGGAATTTCATTATTGATTACGATAATCTTAACTGTTTTAGATTACGTGATTCCGGCTAAAGGCACAAAAAAATTTGGAGGAAGTTCTTATGGTGTTTGGGGAACTAATATTGGATTAGTTGTTGGAATCCTAGCTCCTATTCCTTTTGGGTTCCTTATTGGGCCTTTTGTGGGTGCGCTAGTAGGAGAACTTATTTACGACTTTAAAGACCATCATAGGGCTCTGAAATCCGCCGCTGGTTCCTTAATAGGGTTTCTCGCTTCTAGTTTTATGAAATTTGTAGTTTGCGTAATGCATTTGGGATTATTTGTTTGGATTGTATGGCAGTATAAGGCAGAGCTATTTTAA
- a CDS encoding glycosyltransferase family 2 protein has translation MTIVLLIIILFYCLAIIVLIYGFTKVNTIEYTGLTPKTKFSIIVPFRNEAENLPILIESLSKLNYPVELFEVILVDDESEESFRIPNLKFKVSVIKNIRVSNSPKKDAIVTAMQIVNTDWIITTDADCTVNANWLLTLDNYIQLHDITMIAGAVTYDCGNSFLHHFQQLDLSSLQGATIGSFGIKKGFMCNGANFAYTKSFFKKLNGFEGNDGIASGDDVFLLQKVTAQFPEKVHYLKSQNTIITTKPLNDWKSLFYQRVRWASKTSSYQSTFGKGLGLLVFAGNLSWLFVLGFWVFGLTALQNVFLLFTLKFSVDTVLIYKANEFLTKTKIQYLILSSLFYPFFSVSVALYSLFGKYEWKGRKF, from the coding sequence ATTACAATTGTTTTACTCATAATAATCCTCTTTTATTGCTTAGCGATAATTGTCCTGATTTATGGTTTTACCAAAGTGAATACAATTGAATATACCGGCTTAACGCCAAAAACAAAATTCTCGATTATTGTTCCTTTCCGGAATGAAGCCGAAAATCTGCCCATTCTAATAGAGAGTTTATCAAAGTTGAATTATCCGGTGGAATTATTCGAAGTGATTTTAGTCGATGATGAATCTGAGGAATCGTTTAGAATTCCAAATTTAAAATTTAAAGTTTCGGTTATAAAGAACATTCGAGTTTCCAATTCACCGAAGAAAGACGCCATCGTAACTGCGATGCAAATTGTAAATACGGATTGGATTATCACCACTGACGCCGATTGCACTGTCAATGCAAACTGGTTATTGACCTTGGACAATTATATTCAGCTTCATGATATTACTATGATTGCCGGGGCGGTTACGTATGATTGTGGCAATTCATTTTTGCATCATTTCCAGCAGTTGGATTTGTCGAGTTTACAAGGAGCAACAATTGGAAGTTTTGGAATTAAGAAAGGGTTTATGTGTAATGGTGCTAATTTTGCTTATACCAAATCGTTTTTTAAAAAGCTGAACGGTTTTGAAGGAAACGATGGAATTGCCAGCGGTGATGATGTTTTCTTGTTGCAAAAAGTGACTGCCCAGTTTCCTGAAAAAGTTCATTATCTAAAATCTCAAAATACAATTATCACTACAAAACCATTAAACGATTGGAAATCGTTATTCTATCAGCGTGTACGTTGGGCATCCAAAACAAGTTCGTATCAAAGTACTTTCGGAAAAGGATTGGGGTTGTTAGTATTTGCGGGAAATCTGAGTTGGCTCTTCGTTCTTGGTTTTTGGGTCTTCGGTTTAACTGCTCTTCAGAATGTCTTTTTATTATTTACTTTGAAGTTTTCAGTTGATACCGTTTTGATTTACAAAGCCAATGAATTTTTAACCAAGACCAAAATACAGTATTTGATTTTGAGCAGTTTGTTCTATCCTTTTTTTAGTGTGAGCGTAGCTTTGTATTCTTTGTTTGGAAAATACGAATGGAAAGGCCGAAAATTCTAA
- a CDS encoding outer membrane beta-barrel protein, with the protein MKKQLFLLGFAICSMTMVGQTEKKESWYFKLGGSYFVQTAATEFPTVGGNAALNKTYVGGKLVSEESVTGSFGEGFRTGATLDYRFNTRLGVEMGINYYSSTDKRMAQTTTDQIFVSGGRPVYNFKSVGQITAFDLAPALVLFLGEQNGFEPYTKVGVLVPIHGDLEITTDAITPSGIASPATLTVHSVDKVKPNPTVGFMATLGTSYKLGKNISAFAELEYRNFTVHGKSKETTEFIVNGQNALAGRTQAQIHTNYVDRLDVNSNNASTNPNGLDSTKSMDELSSYVGISGLGMTLGLKYSL; encoded by the coding sequence ATGAAAAAGCAGTTGTTTTTATTGGGGTTTGCTATTTGTTCTATGACAATGGTGGGGCAAACGGAAAAGAAAGAAAGTTGGTATTTTAAATTAGGTGGATCTTATTTTGTTCAAACCGCTGCAACTGAGTTTCCTACTGTAGGAGGTAATGCCGCACTGAATAAAACCTATGTTGGCGGTAAATTAGTTTCTGAAGAAAGTGTTACGGGTTCATTTGGTGAAGGTTTTAGAACAGGAGCAACACTTGATTACAGATTTAATACGCGTTTGGGTGTTGAAATGGGAATCAATTATTATTCAAGTACTGATAAAAGAATGGCTCAAACAACGACAGATCAAATTTTTGTTTCAGGAGGTCGTCCGGTTTATAATTTTAAATCAGTAGGACAAATTACTGCTTTTGATTTAGCACCTGCTTTGGTTTTGTTTTTGGGGGAACAAAATGGTTTTGAACCGTACACAAAAGTAGGAGTTCTTGTTCCTATTCATGGGGATTTAGAAATTACAACAGATGCAATTACGCCTTCAGGTATAGCCAGTCCAGCTACTTTGACTGTTCATAGTGTGGATAAGGTGAAGCCAAATCCAACAGTTGGTTTCATGGCGACATTAGGAACGTCTTATAAATTAGGAAAAAATATTTCTGCTTTTGCAGAATTGGAATACCGTAATTTTACCGTTCATGGGAAATCTAAAGAAACAACTGAATTTATTGTAAATGGTCAAAATGCTTTGGCGGGTAGAACTCAAGCTCAGATTCATACCAATTATGTAGATCGTTTGGATGTAAATTCAAATAATGCTTCAACTAATCCAAATGGATTGGATTCTACTAAGTCAATGGATGAATTAAGTTCTTATGTTGGAATTAGTGGTCTTGGTATGACATTAGGGTTAAAGTATAGCTTGTGA
- a CDS encoding cyclase family protein yields the protein MIATIDNFKVDLSKPIDISIPLTNTDENPIAWYIDKPVIEPVVFGDWIGKVSEGKSSTNFNNIFFNPHGHGTHTECLGHITREFYSINQSLKQFFFLAELISVVPELQGEDLVITLDNILNALEVTMKLGVSKEALIIRTLPNFKIKKSLKYSNTNPPYLEEDAARFISESGIKHLLIDLPSVDKEKDDGKLLAHKAFWNVTDVNNLNADARLDCTITEMIFVSDEVKDGTYLLNLQIASFENDASPSKPVLYAILNEKSK from the coding sequence ATGATTGCAACTATTGATAACTTTAAAGTCGACCTATCAAAACCCATTGATATTTCGATTCCTTTAACGAATACAGATGAAAACCCAATTGCTTGGTATATCGATAAACCAGTAATTGAACCTGTAGTTTTTGGGGATTGGATAGGGAAAGTTTCGGAAGGAAAATCATCTACCAATTTCAATAACATTTTCTTCAACCCGCACGGGCATGGAACTCACACTGAATGTCTGGGTCATATTACACGGGAATTTTACAGCATTAATCAGTCGTTGAAACAGTTTTTCTTTCTGGCTGAATTGATTTCGGTTGTGCCGGAATTGCAAGGGGAAGACTTGGTGATTACACTGGATAATATTTTGAATGCGCTCGAAGTGACAATGAAATTAGGTGTTTCAAAAGAAGCCCTAATCATTAGAACACTTCCTAATTTTAAAATAAAAAAATCTTTAAAATATTCAAATACTAATCCGCCATATTTGGAGGAAGATGCTGCGCGTTTCATTAGCGAAAGCGGGATTAAGCATTTATTGATTGATTTGCCAAGTGTGGATAAAGAAAAAGATGATGGAAAATTACTGGCTCATAAAGCCTTTTGGAATGTAACCGATGTTAATAATCTGAATGCTGATGCACGATTGGACTGTACGATTACGGAGATGATTTTTGTTTCAGATGAAGTGAAAGACGGCACTTATTTACTGAATTTACAAATCGCATCTTTTGAGAATGACGCGAGTCCGAGCAAGCCTGTTTTGTATGCTATATTAAATGAGAAATCAAAATAA
- the ruvC gene encoding crossover junction endodeoxyribonuclease RuvC encodes MANERIILGIDPGTTIMGFGLIKIVNKKMEFLQLNELQLSKYDNHYQKLKIIFERTIELIDTHNPDEIAIEAPFFGKNVQSMLKLGRAQGVAMAAGLSRDIPITEYEPKKIKMAITGNGNATKEQVAKMLQQLLGLKELPKNLDSTDGLAAAVCHFFNSGKVVGTKSYTGWDAFVKQNEERVKK; translated from the coding sequence TTGGCAAACGAACGCATCATATTAGGAATTGACCCCGGAACAACGATTATGGGTTTTGGATTGATAAAAATTGTCAATAAAAAAATGGAATTTTTGCAATTGAATGAATTGCAATTGTCCAAATACGACAATCACTATCAAAAACTAAAAATCATTTTTGAGCGTACGATTGAATTAATCGATACACACAATCCTGATGAAATCGCAATCGAAGCCCCTTTTTTTGGTAAAAACGTACAGTCGATGCTGAAGTTGGGACGTGCGCAAGGCGTAGCCATGGCAGCGGGACTTTCGAGAGATATTCCAATTACCGAATACGAACCAAAGAAAATCAAAATGGCGATTACCGGTAACGGAAACGCCACCAAAGAACAAGTTGCCAAAATGCTTCAGCAACTTTTAGGGCTGAAAGAATTACCTAAAAACCTAGATTCCACCGATGGATTGGCAGCCGCAGTTTGTCATTTTTTCAACTCTGGAAAAGTGGTTGGCACTAAAAGTTATACCGGTTGGGATGCTTTTGTAAAACAAAACGAAGAACGAGTTAAAAAATAG
- a CDS encoding DUF4407 domain-containing protein: MFKQFFILCSGADKDLLEGCSEGEQTKYVGIGATVFFTAVMAFLASSYALFTVFDSIYSAIAFGIVWSLLIFNLDRFIVSTIRKRDQFGSEFLQATPRIILAVIIAIVISKPLEIKIFEKEINTVLLKEKNAMALANKKEVANYFKSDLDKNKIEIDKLKSEITNKEKEVNTLYETYITEAEGTAGTKKLGKGPVFKEKIAKHDLAKKELDTLQKTNLAKIAVMEKNTKTLQTDLDKKVTETQPIIDGFDGLMARINALDKLPWLPSFFIMLLFLAIETSPIIAKLLSPKGEYDYKSEDLETALKATIEQDKYQRTLLVKTSATMHDKVYGDIAEDKKLYDLQRKNATDLLELQSNNFVEKQKRTL, translated from the coding sequence ATGTTCAAACAATTTTTTATCCTTTGCTCCGGAGCTGACAAAGACTTACTTGAAGGCTGTTCCGAAGGCGAACAAACCAAATATGTAGGTATTGGCGCCACTGTATTCTTCACTGCTGTAATGGCTTTCCTTGCTAGTTCGTACGCACTTTTTACCGTCTTTGACAGTATATATTCGGCAATCGCATTTGGTATCGTTTGGAGTTTACTTATCTTTAATTTAGATCGTTTTATTGTCTCTACTATTCGAAAAAGAGACCAATTTGGAAGTGAATTTCTACAAGCTACACCCAGAATTATTTTGGCAGTAATCATTGCTATCGTTATTTCCAAACCATTGGAAATTAAAATCTTTGAAAAAGAAATCAATACTGTTTTACTAAAAGAGAAAAACGCTATGGCTTTAGCCAATAAAAAAGAAGTAGCCAACTATTTCAAATCCGATTTGGATAAAAATAAAATAGAAATCGATAAATTAAAGTCCGAAATCACAAACAAAGAGAAAGAAGTAAATACGCTGTATGAAACCTACATCACTGAAGCCGAAGGAACCGCAGGAACTAAAAAATTAGGCAAAGGTCCCGTTTTTAAAGAAAAAATTGCCAAACATGATTTGGCCAAAAAAGAATTGGACACCTTACAAAAAACCAACTTGGCTAAAATTGCAGTAATGGAGAAAAACACCAAAACGCTGCAAACTGATTTAGACAAGAAAGTTACCGAAACCCAACCTATCATTGATGGATTTGACGGTTTAATGGCACGAATCAATGCCTTGGATAAATTACCGTGGCTGCCTTCGTTTTTTATAATGTTGCTGTTTTTAGCCATTGAAACCTCTCCTATTATTGCTAAACTTTTATCTCCAAAAGGGGAATACGACTATAAATCAGAAGATTTAGAAACGGCTTTAAAAGCAACAATCGAACAAGACAAATACCAGCGCACGTTGTTAGTAAAAACTAGCGCCACGATGCACGATAAAGTCTACGGAGATATTGCTGAGGATAAAAAACTGTATGATTTGCAACGAAAAAATGCTACCGATTTATTAGAATTACAATCCAATAATTTTGTAGAAAAGCAGAAAAGAACGCTGTAG
- a CDS encoding DUF58 domain-containing protein, protein MKIESQIEKISSFQHLELLANQVVEGFISGMHKSPFHGFSAEFAEHKVYNVGESTKHIDWKLFAKTDRLYAKRFEEETNLRCHIIIDNSSSMHYPKLKDSQDFYENKIGFSVLASAVLMNLLKKQRDAVGISVFSDTYEYYAPEKGSDRHHRMILNRLEGLLEKPTVKKSADTVTFLHQIAEKIHRRSMIILFTDMFHSGPEGSDEALFNALQHLKHNKHKVVLFHVVDNKTELNFDFDNAPRKFIDVETGEEVALFADNVKDEYEKQVENYFRKLALTCSQNRIKYIPVSVGESFEKILMTYLVEKQNFG, encoded by the coding sequence ATGAAGATAGAATCGCAAATAGAAAAAATATCGAGTTTTCAGCATTTGGAGTTACTAGCCAATCAAGTTGTTGAAGGTTTTATTTCGGGAATGCACAAAAGTCCGTTTCATGGCTTTTCGGCAGAATTTGCGGAGCATAAAGTGTATAATGTTGGCGAAAGTACAAAACATATCGATTGGAAGTTGTTTGCCAAAACGGATCGTTTGTATGCCAAACGATTTGAGGAAGAGACTAATTTGCGCTGTCATATTATTATCGATAATTCCTCATCAATGCATTACCCGAAACTAAAAGACAGTCAAGATTTTTATGAGAACAAGATCGGGTTTTCAGTTTTGGCCTCAGCTGTTTTAATGAATTTGTTGAAGAAGCAGCGCGATGCTGTGGGAATAAGTGTGTTTTCGGATACATACGAGTACTACGCGCCTGAAAAAGGCAGTGATCGCCATCACCGAATGATTTTGAATAGACTAGAAGGACTTTTAGAAAAGCCTACGGTCAAAAAAAGTGCTGATACGGTAACTTTCTTGCATCAAATAGCCGAAAAAATCCACCGCCGTTCAATGATTATTTTATTTACGGATATGTTCCATTCTGGCCCCGAAGGATCAGATGAAGCTCTTTTTAATGCCTTGCAGCATTTGAAACACAATAAGCACAAAGTGGTTTTATTTCATGTTGTCGATAACAAAACAGAGCTGAATTTTGACTTTGATAACGCGCCAAGGAAGTTTATTGATGTAGAAACAGGAGAAGAGGTGGCTCTTTTTGCTGATAATGTGAAGGACGAATACGAAAAACAAGTAGAAAATTACTTTAGAAAACTCGCTTTAACCTGTTCGCAAAACCGAATAAAGTATATTCCGGTGAGTGTAGGTGAAAGTTTTGAAAAAATATTGATGACATACTTGGTTGAAAAACAAAACTTTGGATAA
- the hemW gene encoding radical SAM family heme chaperone HemW — protein MSGIYIHIPFCKQACHYCDFHFSTSMKKKEEMVLAIAKEIQMRKSEFELLDGARSDNKIETIYFGGGTPSVLTSEEINFLIAAVYSNYSVIENPEITLEANPDDLSSERIIELSKSKINRLSIGIQSFFEDDLQMMNRAHNSAEAKKCLEEATQYFDNISLDLIYGIPGMSNEKWKQNIETALSFGIPHISSYALTVEPKTALNKLIQTGKIAAPKDEVAQEHFAVLVETLEANDFIHYELSNFGKENYFSKNNSAYWLGKKYIGIGPSAHSYDGISRSWNVSNNSLYLKSIQEDKLPNEIEILSITDRYNEYVMTGLRTIWGVSLNRIKTEFGIIYLEYLNKQSQKFLNDDLVFIENNILKPTPKGKFLTDGIASDLFYLNLK, from the coding sequence ATGTCAGGAATCTACATTCATATCCCTTTTTGCAAGCAGGCGTGTCATTACTGCGATTTCCATTTTTCGACTTCGATGAAGAAGAAAGAAGAGATGGTTTTGGCTATTGCCAAAGAAATTCAAATGCGTAAAAGCGAGTTTGAGCTTCTCGACGGCGCTCGAAGTGACAATAAAATTGAGACCATTTATTTTGGTGGAGGAACGCCAAGCGTTTTAACTTCTGAAGAAATTAATTTTTTGATCGCTGCAGTTTATAGCAATTATTCTGTGATTGAAAATCCCGAAATCACACTGGAAGCCAATCCTGATGATTTGTCAAGCGAACGAATAATCGAATTGTCTAAAAGTAAAATCAATCGATTAAGCATAGGAATCCAGTCTTTTTTTGAAGACGATTTACAAATGATGAACCGTGCTCATAATTCGGCGGAAGCCAAAAAATGTTTGGAAGAAGCAACTCAGTATTTTGACAATATTTCCCTTGATTTAATCTATGGAATTCCGGGAATGAGCAATGAGAAATGGAAACAAAATATAGAAACAGCATTGTCTTTTGGGATTCCGCATATTTCTAGTTATGCCTTGACGGTAGAGCCAAAAACGGCTTTGAATAAACTGATTCAAACAGGAAAAATTGCAGCGCCTAAAGATGAAGTCGCACAAGAACATTTTGCTGTTTTGGTCGAAACGCTCGAAGCCAATGATTTTATTCATTACGAATTATCAAATTTTGGGAAGGAAAACTATTTCTCCAAAAACAATTCGGCATATTGGCTTGGGAAAAAATACATTGGAATTGGTCCTTCTGCGCACAGTTATGATGGCATTTCGAGAAGTTGGAATGTGTCGAATAATTCCCTTTATTTAAAATCGATTCAAGAAGATAAATTGCCTAATGAAATAGAAATCCTTTCGATTACGGATCGTTACAACGAATATGTTATGACTGGTTTACGAACGATTTGGGGAGTTTCTTTGAATAGAATCAAAACTGAATTTGGAATTATTTATTTGGAATATTTGAACAAACAATCTCAAAAATTCCTTAATGATGATTTAGTTTTTATCGAAAATAACATTCTAAAACCGACTCCAAAAGGAAAGTTTTTGACAGATGGAATTGCATCAGATTTATTTTACTTAAATTTGAAATAA
- a CDS encoding PH domain-containing protein has protein sequence MKEQFKKFLNEEQDPKAIEKIASKLSDLLMKNEEIGYIAVQKKPAITVLPDSIVMTNKRIIICQPKNLGLSMNFIDYTWDEIEGTFVKENILGSEFSFTTRTNMEVSIDYIPKIQARKIFTYAKEQLDILKVGSVLNATMMDEVPVSPIEEVEIVEEMETEEVTSFAEIMPVSQPNFTAENQEFEDVPSTPKDKSLSDLSQDELFEKLQNYKKLLDNGLILQGEYDAFKKEILSHM, from the coding sequence ATGAAAGAACAATTTAAGAAGTTTTTAAACGAAGAACAAGACCCAAAAGCTATTGAGAAAATCGCTTCAAAATTGAGTGATTTATTGATGAAAAATGAAGAAATAGGATATATTGCTGTTCAAAAAAAACCAGCGATTACCGTTTTGCCTGATAGTATTGTAATGACGAATAAAAGAATTATCATCTGTCAGCCTAAAAATCTGGGACTATCTATGAATTTTATTGATTACACGTGGGACGAGATAGAAGGTACGTTTGTGAAAGAAAATATTTTGGGTTCTGAGTTTTCTTTTACAACGAGAACTAATATGGAAGTTTCTATTGATTATATCCCTAAAATTCAAGCGAGAAAGATTTTTACTTACGCCAAAGAACAATTGGATATATTAAAAGTTGGGTCTGTATTAAACGCAACAATGATGGATGAAGTTCCAGTTTCTCCAATAGAAGAAGTGGAGATTGTTGAAGAAATGGAAACGGAAGAAGTGACCAGTTTTGCTGAAATAATGCCAGTTTCACAACCCAATTTCACTGCTGAAAATCAAGAATTCGAAGACGTTCCATCAACTCCAAAAGACAAATCGTTAAGTGATTTATCTCAAGATGAGCTTTTTGAAAAACTACAGAATTATAAAAAATTATTGGACAACGGATTGATCTTGCAAGGCGAATACGACGCTTTCAAAAAAGAAATTTTGAGTCATATGTAA